In Brachypodium distachyon strain Bd21 chromosome 2, Brachypodium_distachyon_v3.0, whole genome shotgun sequence, one genomic interval encodes:
- the LOC100828979 gene encoding uncharacterized protein DDB_G0287625 isoform X9, translating into MPIAHAGPRRTEMDHQHQDELHSGERRHRKIKDHSDGKDESQSGSRDRQTMPRDVRTKVAGCYEEQHTDEKAKGDMSRGLEKRKEEKYKDDRSKAHDRYKNNKYIDDRQKEEERRGDERYKEESSRHEDRHRDGKYREERSREDRHNKDERYKEKPRNERSDNSSRERHRDDSYRNHRNQDGGSWDVRSSKDNTRDRSLEKHYKEEHSYSENRYNKNILYENEGNPSVADLRSSKYRDNNKGEKRSYEESALNGDRETHNAKEYHGDATKRRSEVGSEDLRREYEKFDSRKRDFERKSSTRSSTYPAKEQSRHCTKQEEPSPGEYGAALGRHRHASDFQSVEDQNKLDANCNELSLPSQNDGSLRSDGRSVHFSERLPSASDQQVLIRSNLRHSHDTSDGSMKKGNTRHNDLLLNRQATENYQTASPGHLHPPPDRSEMDSQIEFDDDNWSQIRERRSSSRSRRSGTVDNARGHGNTWNNPSSWSSPIPNGFGPFHHGPQIPGFHPAMHHFHQSLYGIRPSMETNHTGVPYPMHGHPESFSHCAQSFQWHNPAEDPYLSQLPGWDASRSVFEEHSHSYDRHELVRNKDPDFQQQSEVPPLSHTSDKPILTQFPGQNRSESAEVKTVDETNAEKTDAHAPKYRSNSKPVPSSVEVGSRFCSNYFKRLHISTSLASPELYKQCVTMTMELEPSASCKATMKRSLKSSKDEHGYQAHGFKHIMQSIFSGKTTSIFEKAMALYSSSAGSVKSKSPASSSQPESEEVIKGPSVDMVDEGHVTVSEVQALPCTGMSDEVHNNNPAHHGTDFGMSGDSGLAKDCSNIEEDNVTSDTGDKSFISNHLEGRACYTEEQVPNNGEGGLLPDAKALQPCCNSVGGITDVPKEQFSGVISDAAFASCPQACEGAIPDCSFNLNRIPCSPGST; encoded by the exons ATGCCGATCGCCCATGCCGGCCCTCGACGTACCGAGA TGGACCATCAACATCAAGATGAGTTGCACAGTGGAGAGCGGAGGCACAGGAAAATAAAGGATCACTCTGATGGGAAAGATGAATCACAAAGTGGCAGCAGGGACAGGCAAACCATGCCTAGGGATGTTCGTACCAAAGTTGCTGGATGTTATGAAGAACAACACACAGATGAGAAGGCCAAAGGTGACATGTCTAGAGGTCTGGAAAAAcgtaaagaagaaaaatacaaggaTGATAGGTCCAAAGCTCATGATAgatataaaaataataaatacaTAGATGATAggcaaaaagaagaggaaaggcGCGGAGATGAAAGGTATAAAGAGGAAAGCTCTCGACATGAAGATAGGCATAGGGATGGAAAATACAGAGAGGAAAGATCGAGAGAGGACAGGCATAATAAGGACGAAAGATACAAAGAGAAGCCTAGGAATGAAAGATCTGATAACAGCTCTCGGGAGAGACACCGAGATGATAGTTATAGAAATCATAGGAATCAAGATGGTGGATCATGGGATGTGCGATCGTCAAAGGACAACACTAGAGACAGGTCTTTGGAAAAGCACTACAAAGAAGAACATAGTTACTCAGAGAACAGATACAATAAAAATATACTTTATGAAAATGAGGGCAACCCATCTGTTGCTGATCTTAGGAGCTCTAAGTATAGAGATAATAACAAAGGGGAAAAAAGGTCCTATGAAGAAAGTGCTCTTAATGGTGATAGGGAAACTCACAATGCAAAAGAATATCATGGAGATGCCACTAAACGCAGGTCTGAGGTAGGTAGTGAAGATCTTAGACGGGAATATGAGAAATTTGATTCTCGGAAGAGGGATTTTGAGAGAAAGAGCTCCACTAGATCGAGCACATATCCTGCCAAGGAGCAAAGCAG GCATTGCACGAAACAAGAAGAACCCTCACCCGGGGAATATGGTGCTGCTCTTGGAAGACATAGACATGCATCTGACTTTCAGTCTGTTGAGGATCAGAACAAACTTGATGCCAATTGCAATGAATTGTCTCTTCCCTCACAAAATGATGGAAGTTTGAGATCTGATGGCCGATCAGTCCATTTTAGTGAGAGACTACCATCAGCGAGTGATCAGCAAGTTTTGATCCGGAGCAATCTGAGGCATAGTCATGATACTAGTGATGGCTCAATGAAGAAAGGTAATACTAGGCATAATGATTTATTATTGAACCGTCAAGCTACCGAGAATTATCAAACAGCATCACCAGGGCATCTCCACCCGCCACCTGATAGATCTGAGATGGATAGCCAAATAGAGTTTGATGATGATAACTGGAGTCAGATTAGAGAACGCAGATCAAGCAGCCGCTCTAGAAGAAGCGGTACTGTTGATAATGCAAGAGGACATGGTAACACTTGGAATAATCCTTCTTCATGGTCTTCACCAATACCTAATGGTTTTGGTCCTTTCCACCATGGGCCTCAAATCCCTGGTTTTCACCCAGCTATGCACCACTTCCATCAATCTTTATATGGGATACGGCCTTCTATGGAGACAAATCACACCGGGGTTCCTTATCCTATGCATGGACATCCTGAAAGTTTTTCTCATTGTGCACAATCATTTCAGTGGCACAATCCTGCTGAAGACCCATATCTCTCTCAATTGCCAGGTTGGGATGCAAGCAGAAGTGTCTTTGAAGAACACTCACACAGCTATGACAGACATGAACTAGTCAGGAATAAAGATCCTGATTTTCAACAGCAGTCAGAGGTGCCACCTTTGTCTCATACTTCTGACAAGCCTATATTGACGCAATTCCCAGGTCAAAATCGAAGTGAGAGCGCTGAGGTCAAAACAGTTGATGAGACCAATGCTGAAAAAACTGATGCACATGCTCCAAAATATAGATCTAATAGCAAGCCTGTGCCTTCTAGCGTAGAAGTGGGTTCTCGGTTTTGCTCTAACTACTTTAAGAGGCTTCACATTTCTACAAGCCTTGCTTCACCAGAGTTGTACAAACAATGTGTTACAATGACGATGGAGTTGGAGCCGTCTGCATCATGTAAAGCTACCATGAAACGGTCCTTAAAG AGTAGTAAAGATGAGCACGGATACCAAGCGCATGGTTTCAAACACATTATGCAATCCAtattttctgggaaaacaacTTCCATATTTGAG AAAGCCATGGCGCTTTATAGTTCAAGTGCTGGTTCCGTGAAATCCAAATCCCCCGCATCATCTTCACAACCAGAAAGTGAAGAGGTGATTAAGGGGCCTTCTGTGGACATGGTGGATGAAGGCCATGTTACTGTCAGCGAAGTGCAGGCATTGCCTTGTACTGGTATGTCTGATGAAGTGCACAATAACAACCCGGCACATCACGGAACTGATTTTGGCATGTCAGGTGACTCTGGGTTAGCAAAAGATTGCAGCAACATAGAAGAAGACAATGTAACCTCAGATACCGGAGACAAAAGTTTCATCAGCAACCATCTTGAGGGGCGTGCTTGTTATACTGAGGAACAAGTTCCGAATAACGGTGAGGGGGGGCTCCTTCCTGATGCCAAAGCTCTGCAACCTTGTTGCAACTCAGTAGGCGGTATTACTGACGTTCCCAAAGAGCAATTTTCTGGTGTCATTTCTGATGCTGCTTTTGCGTCTTGTCCTCAGGCGTGCGAAGGTGCCATACCAGATTGTAGTTTTAATTTAAACCGGATACCTTGCTCTCCTGGGAGCACTTAA